The Pyrodictium delaneyi genome contains a region encoding:
- a CDS encoding DUF7347 domain-containing protein codes for MPDARESIENGDIDAVLQALGHPLRRRIVEALAESGEMSYAELMRRVGIDDSGTFAFHLRRLRGLVEKDEKRGVYRLTQLGLRAYQALQLVKTGVAEDVRTNESRATDEHAESRRPSREEIRRPHGKKALWVISDRTSFRLTREHLERALRRGKKILLTDIATLVVEPVPEELFEEAVHAVVDVARVYAPEYLRAVLDEKMHDVLTVKYYDPSEGVPQPGLLETLIEALSSLISKAVEAAAIARGMGKQPVEVDRVFSQHGEELRLRTEACSLRVLPGNSSVIRLHGRSRGEPFVEAIEAENGLAVSIRGSRETKLQLDLPPKWPRRLALEARAAGVKATDLELEKLSIKASASALMIAARLVGDNPAADIACSTGALQIDFKGDWRGEALVSLRLGASSAKLELVVPRDVRVAVETQLSASSASIMVDGKRVHGGFQEPGYEEAKQKLRIIVEGTASSAKVNIRRLED; via the coding sequence TTGCCAGATGCCAGGGAGAGCATAGAGAATGGTGATATCGACGCTGTGCTTCAGGCGCTTGGGCATCCACTACGCCGCCGCATAGTAGAGGCTCTGGCCGAGAGCGGCGAGATGAGCTACGCTGAGCTCATGAGGAGAGTGGGGATCGACGACTCGGGGACCTTCGCTTTCCATCTCCGGAGGCTCCGTGGACTTGTGGAGAAAGACGAGAAGCGCGGTGTCTACCGGCTCACCCAGCTAGGGCTACGGGCCTATCAAGCACTCCAGCTGGTCAAGACGGGGGTCGCTGAGGATGTAAGGACTAACGAGTCAAGGGCTACAGACGAGCATGCAGAGAGTAGGCGGCCCTCACGGGAGGAGATTAGGCGGCCACATGGCAAGAAAGCGCTCTGGGTCATCAGCGACCGTACCAGTTTCCGGCTTACAAGAGAGCATCTGGAGAGAGCACTCAGGCGTGGCAAGAAGATACTACTAACTGACATAGCTACACTCGTCGTAGAGCCGGTCCCCGAGGAACTGTTCGAGGAAGCTGTCCACGCTGTTGTGGACGTTGCGCGTGTCTACGCCCCGGAGTACCTGCGAGCAGTCCTAGACGAAAAAATGCACGATGTACTCACGGTAAAATACTACGACCCGTCAGAGGGTGTGCCGCAGCCAGGTCTACTCGAGACACTCATTGAGGCGCTTAGCTCCCTCATCTCTAAGGCGGTCGAGGCAGCAGCCATAGCTAGGGGTATGGGCAAGCAGCCAGTAGAGGTGGATAGGGTCTTCAGCCAGCACGGCGAGGAGCTGAGGCTCCGCACGGAGGCTTGTTCCCTCCGGGTCTTGCCCGGAAATAGCAGCGTTATACGTCTCCACGGCCGCTCTCGCGGGGAACCTTTTGTAGAGGCTATAGAAGCCGAGAATGGACTAGCCGTCTCTATACGTGGTTCGCGCGAGACTAAGCTACAGCTAGACCTGCCGCCTAAATGGCCCCGCCGCCTAGCACTAGAAGCCCGGGCGGCCGGCGTCAAGGCCACGGACCTGGAGCTGGAGAAGCTGAGCATCAAGGCCAGCGCGTCGGCCCTGATGATAGCGGCTAGGCTTGTAGGCGATAACCCCGCCGCGGATATAGCGTGCAGCACAGGCGCCCTCCAGATAGACTTCAAGGGAGACTGGCGTGGCGAAGCCCTAGTCTCGCTAAGGCTAGGCGCCTCCTCCGCCAAGCTGGAGCTAGTAGTTCCCCGGGATGTACGCGTAGCCGTCGAGACCCAGTTGTCCGCATCATCTGCTAGTATCATGGTTGACGGAAAGCGGGTCCACGGGGGCTTCCAGGAGCCCGGCTACGAGGAAGCCAAGCAGAAGCTCCGGATAATAGTAGAAGGCACTGCAAGCTCAGCCAAGGTAAACATTAGAAGACTTGAGGACTAG